One window of Acomys russatus chromosome 28, mAcoRus1.1, whole genome shotgun sequence genomic DNA carries:
- the LOC127211065 gene encoding 60S ribosome subunit biogenesis protein NIP7 homolog, which yields MRPLTEEETRVMFEETVKYIRGNLQLLMDRPKGTYCFHLPNDQVYCVSGMTLKLATNISSMDKPVPLGTCFRKFTKTYKFRLHITVFNYLVSYAMYKVWIKPEAEYVLKSGLGRITENTSQYHGAVVYSMTEVSSSWFGVTAKFTQDCR from the coding sequence ATGAGGCCTTTGACTGAAGAAGAGACTCGGGTAATGTTTGAGGAGACTGTGAAATACATCAGGGGGAATCTGCAGCTCCTGATGGACAGGCCCAAAGGTACCTACTGCTTCCATTTGCCTAACGACCAAGTGTACTGTGTAAGTGGAATGACCCTGAAGCTGGCTACCAACATCTCCTCCATGGATAAGCCAGTGCCACTGGGGACTTGTTTCAGAAAGTTTACCAAGACCTACAAGTTCCGGTTGCACATTACAGTTTTCAATTACCTTGTATCCTATGCCATGTATAAAGTGTGGATAAAGCCGGAAGCAGAGTATGTGTTGAAATCTGGTCTGGGTCGAATCACTGAAAATACTTCTCAGTACCACGGAGCAGTGGTTTATTCCATGACAGAAGTAAGTTCCTCTTGGTTTGGAGTGACAGCAAAGTTTACCCAAGACTGCAGATAA